The sequence AGGAATTCTTCCCACAAAAGACCCGCCACGTCCAACTCCCAGCCGGTGTCGACGTTGCGCAGGTGGCTCGGTTCGTCTTCGAGCAGGTCCACGTCTTCATGGGCTTCATAGGCATCGAAGTCGTGATCGATAACCACTTCGGCCTCTTCCAGACATCGGTGACACACGGTTTTGACGGTGCCGCCAAGATGGCCCTGAATCAGGTATCCGTCCTGCTGGGGGACGATGTTCAGCTTGGCCGCGAAGGGCGTGACGATATCCATATCGTACTGGAATTCTTTCCAGAATTCCCGCCAGATATCCTGGTCGTCAAATGAAAATTCCCGACCATGCGCCGGGAGATTCGTCAGTCCAATCCAATGTTCAACCATGTGTGCACCTCGAAACGGGACGTGTATATGGGGATTCTTTTTCCTGTCAAGGATTTTTACTTGCCATCCCCGGCGTCCGGATATATGGGTCCAAATTCCTCTGGCGGCAAATCATGATCATGGCCGGCCGGAACGTCTCGGAGCTGCCAGGCCATGACAGCTTAAGATATCAAAGCACTATTTTAGGAGGACGTTATGTCAAAAGTTTGCGATATTTGCGGGAAGGGCCCCCAGGTCGGCAACAATGTCAGCCATGCCAACAATAAGACCAAGCGGCGCTTCATGCCCAATCTTCAGTCCGTTCGCGCTCAGCTGAAGTCCGGCGAAGTGAAGCGGATGAAGGTCTGCACCCAGTGCATCCGCTCTGGCGCTGTGACCAAGCCCGCAGTCAACTAGGCTTCCCTCTTTTCCCAACAAAAAAGGCGACTCGAAGTCGCCTTTTTTGTTGCCTGCCGCTCTACTTGGCGAGTTGCTGGTTGACGAACTCCCAGTTGATCAGCTTGCCTAAGAAATCCTGCAGGTAATCGGCCCTCCGATTCTGGTAATCGAGGTAGTAGGCATGCTCCCAGACATCTGCGGTGAGCAGGGCCTTGGCCCCGTGCGCCATGGGCGTGTCGGCGTTGCCGGTCTTCATGATCTCGAGCTTTCCGTTTTTTTCCACCAGCCATGCCCACCCGCTGCCAAACTGGGTCATGCCGGCTTCCTTGAAGGCCTTGGCGAAATTTTCGTAGTTGCCAAATGCCTTGTTGATGCCTTCGGCTACGGCTCCGGTGGGTGCTCCGCCACCGCCGGCCTTCATGCAACGCCAGTAGAAAGAGTGGTTCCAGACTTGGGCCGCGTTATTGAAAATGCCCGCCTTGGCCGGGTCGTTCGCCGTGGCCATGACAATTTCCCGCAGCGTCTGTCCTTCGAGATCCGTGCCCGCGATCAGCTTGTTGGTATTGTCGATGTAGAGCTGATGGTGTTTGCCATGATGAAAGTCCAAGGTCTTGGCGCTGATGCACGGACTCAAAGCGTCCTTGGAGTAGGGAAGATCCGGGAGCACGAAGATCATACAAGCCTCCTATTAATGTATAGAACGTGATGCCAATTCGGGCGCGATTCCTGCCCCAAAAGCGGGCAGGGCGTGGAAATTGGAAGGTAGTTCAAAGTGAATCAATGAAGGTGATCTGTCAACAGGAGCCCGCGAAAATGTGTGCTCACTTTTAGGTGCGGTCAGTACAGGACAAACTTGGCCAGACGGCCGTCAAGGCCCCCGTTTTTGAGGGGTTTTTTCCACTGCGGCTTCAGGCCGATGCATTTGAGCCACGCCCTGTCTCCAAAATAGATGTAGGCCGTGGAACCGGCGCAACGCTGTTTCAGGTGGTCTCCGAATTTCTTGAACCAGAGCGACATGTCTTCGCTTTTGCCCAGGCGGATACCGTAAGGCGGATTGCAGATGATGGTCGTGCTTGTCATGTCGCTGCGCTCGAAAAAATCCCTGCGGCCGACGATCACTTCGTCCCCGCCAGGCAGCCTGGACATATTGACCCGCGTCGCTTCCACTGCGACGGCGTCGATGTCGCTCCCGCGCAGATCGGCCTCAAGTTCCACCGTGGTCTCGGCGGCGAGTTCCAGATCCCATAGCCGGGGGTTGAAATCCGGCAACCGGTTGAAGCCGAATTTGCGGCGCAGCAGCCCGGCCGGGAGGTTGGTGGCATGCATGAATGCTTCGCACAGGATGGTGCCCGAGCCGCAAAGCGGATCAATGAGCGGCGATTTGCCGTCCCATTCGCTCATGCGGATTATCGCCGCCGCCACGGTTTCGTTCATGGGCGCTTCCACGCTCTGCACGCGGTAGCCGCGCCGGTGCATGGACCCGCCGGAGACATCAAGGCTGATCGTGCCTACGTTTTCATGGATGTGCAGGTGCAGCCACAGGTCGGGGTCGCGGGGATCGACGCTGGGCCGGATGCCGGTGTGATCCCGGAACCAGTCCGCCACGGCGTCTTTGAGCTTCAGGCCCGCGTATTGCGAATGACCGATGGCGCTCTTGGAGACATTGGCGAAGATAGCGAAGGTCTGGTCCGGACTCAGGAAATCCGACCAGCGCAGCTCCGCGGCTGCGTCGTACAAGGCCTGGTCCGTCGGGCAGGCGAAGCGGGCCAGCGGGGCCAGGACGCGTGAGATCAGCCGCGCGCGGTAGACGATGCGGTACAAAACCCGGGCAGTGGCCTTGAAATGCACATAGCGAAAGCCGCACGCGCAGTCGGTGGCCCCGAGTTCCTGCAGTTCGGTCCGGGCCAGGTCCTCGATGCCGTCCGCCACTTGGGCGGTGTAGGTGTGTTCTTGCTGATAGATATACATGAAAAAGCCCGGTTGCCCGGGCTGTGCGCTAAAGGGTCAGGGCCTTGCGGAAGCGCGCCAGGGTGCGGTCGCGTCCGAGAACTTCCATGGTTTCAAAGAGGCCGGGGCTCATGGTCGTGCCGGTGATGGCCACGCGGATGGGCTGGGCCAGAGCCTTGAACTTGAGGCCGGTTTCTTCCAGATAGGCGGTGACCATCTCTTCGAGGCTCTGGTGGTCAAAAGCCGGCAGGGCTTCCATGCGCTCGGCCAGGACGTTAAGATGCTCCCTGGTTTCCGGGGTGAGAAATTTGGTCACCGCCGCCTCGGCATAGGGCAGACTCTCGGCGTCGTGCAGGAAGAAGGTCGCCTGTTCGGCCATTTCCTTGAGGGTCTTGGCCCGTGGCTGGAAAAGGGGCACGATGGCCTCGAGGTAGTCCCGCGCCGGTTCAAAGTCCGTGTTTTGGCGGATCATTTCGTCCAGCAGGTTTGCCAGCCTTGGCACATCGCCGATCTTGATGAAGTGGCTGTTGGTCCAGTTGAGCTTGTCCATGTCGAAGACCGAGGCAGATTTGCCAAGGCCCCCAAGGGAGAATTTCTCCAGCAGTTCGGCCATGGTGAAGAGCTCGTCGTCGCCGTGAGACCAGCCCAGGCGCACCAGATAGCTGAGCATGGCCTCGGGCAGGTAGCCGAGGTCCTTGTACATCATGACCGAGGTCGCGCCGTGGCGCTTGCTCATTTTTTTCTTGTCGGACCCAAGGATCATGGGCACGTGGCCGAACGTGGGCAGGGGAAATCCCAGCGCCTCGTAGATGAGGATCTGTTTGGGCGTGTTGTTCTGGTGGTCGTCGCCGCGCAGGACGTGGGTCACGCCCATTTCCGCGTCGTCCACGACCACGGCCATCTGGTAGATGGCGGAGCCGTCGGCCCGGCGGATGACGAAATCATCCATTTCCTGCACATCCCAGGAGATGGGGCCCTTGATGGCGTCGTCGAAAACCACCTTGCCCGTGAGCGGAGTCTTGAAACGGACCACCCGTCCCGGGCCGGGTCCAAGGCCCAGTTCCCGGCATTTGCCGTTGTACTTGGGCTTGAGGCCCGCTGCGCGGGCGGTCTCGCGCATGGCTTCCACTTCCTCCGACGTGCAGG is a genomic window of Desulfomicrobium baculatum DSM 4028 containing:
- a CDS encoding YceD family protein, whose amino-acid sequence is MVEHWIGLTNLPAHGREFSFDDQDIWREFWKEFQYDMDIVTPFAAKLNIVPQQDGYLIQGHLGGTVKTVCHRCLEEAEVVIDHDFDAYEAHEDVDLLEDEPSHLRNVDTGWELDVAGLLWEEFLLALPEKILCADTCLGLCPQCGKNRNLESCACDNPGSQSPLARALQGLKIKTN
- the rpmB gene encoding 50S ribosomal protein L28, which encodes MSKVCDICGKGPQVGNNVSHANNKTKRRFMPNLQSVRAQLKSGEVKRMKVCTQCIRSGAVTKPAVN
- a CDS encoding superoxide dismutase → MIFVLPDLPYSKDALSPCISAKTLDFHHGKHHQLYIDNTNKLIAGTDLEGQTLREIVMATANDPAKAGIFNNAAQVWNHSFYWRCMKAGGGGAPTGAVAEGINKAFGNYENFAKAFKEAGMTQFGSGWAWLVEKNGKLEIMKTGNADTPMAHGAKALLTADVWEHAYYLDYQNRRADYLQDFLGKLINWEFVNQQLAK
- a CDS encoding THUMP domain-containing class I SAM-dependent RNA methyltransferase, with amino-acid sequence MYIYQQEHTYTAQVADGIEDLARTELQELGATDCACGFRYVHFKATARVLYRIVYRARLISRVLAPLARFACPTDQALYDAAAELRWSDFLSPDQTFAIFANVSKSAIGHSQYAGLKLKDAVADWFRDHTGIRPSVDPRDPDLWLHLHIHENVGTISLDVSGGSMHRRGYRVQSVEAPMNETVAAAIIRMSEWDGKSPLIDPLCGSGTILCEAFMHATNLPAGLLRRKFGFNRLPDFNPRLWDLELAAETTVELEADLRGSDIDAVAVEATRVNMSRLPGGDEVIVGRRDFFERSDMTSTTIICNPPYGIRLGKSEDMSLWFKKFGDHLKQRCAGSTAYIYFGDRAWLKCIGLKPQWKKPLKNGGLDGRLAKFVLY
- the gltX gene encoding glutamate--tRNA ligase, producing the protein MTPIVTRFPPSPTGYLHIGGARTALFNYLYARQNGGKFILRIEDTDQARSTQEMTDAIIDAMHWLGLDFDEGPYFQSERGDLYNSYVDKLVETGKAYYCSCTSEEVEAMRETARAAGLKPKYNGKCRELGLGPGPGRVVRFKTPLTGKVVFDDAIKGPISWDVQEMDDFVIRRADGSAIYQMAVVVDDAEMGVTHVLRGDDHQNNTPKQILIYEALGFPLPTFGHVPMILGSDKKKMSKRHGATSVMMYKDLGYLPEAMLSYLVRLGWSHGDDELFTMAELLEKFSLGGLGKSASVFDMDKLNWTNSHFIKIGDVPRLANLLDEMIRQNTDFEPARDYLEAIVPLFQPRAKTLKEMAEQATFFLHDAESLPYAEAAVTKFLTPETREHLNVLAERMEALPAFDHQSLEEMVTAYLEETGLKFKALAQPIRVAITGTTMSPGLFETMEVLGRDRTLARFRKALTL